In one Dehalogenimonas formicexedens genomic region, the following are encoded:
- a CDS encoding AAA family ATPase, which translates to MLLKSLKLRNFRQFRGDQTVYFSVDPEKNVTVIMGVMGSGKTTFAQAFTWCLYGDTDFEDKSMLCKATASAMLPNTEETVKAELALEHNGVEYTIIREQRYQKDGAGIIKRPNQPIFVIAYKNKDGQREYVDELKTEMTMKELLPKELSRYFFFDGERIGTMSKELRKGKSQEFAQAVKGLLGLSAIAAALDHLKGRGPKASVLRNYDESYDTRSDNKIAQYTREIQELNDSLSKIESRIEEIDKEDILARDKCAVLEEKIKLNEDSIRLAKEKDTLKIRLQSLILSKATNTSSLLKFFNLHAPSYFSKKLMRDALQQLSEAQKLDKGIPDIHARTIEYLIKRGICLCDNKIEFGNPEYKALNKVLEFIPPQSLGSTIGQFVRDCELKSQQSNLFYENVAEKYALVRENDNDYSSTEEQIVLIETKLQGMINVGELQKDLMKYEKALRDLQSERDNLNREKGRCEMNRDRRNTERNELSLKDENNRKIEIYKAYAQYMYNILSALYTEKEAETREQLEYNVNHIFKTIYNGGLSLSIDEKYNIQINAIDCEGYHDEIEASMGQSISVIFAFISGVTKMARQRRASENELVSCEPYPLVMDAPLSSFDKTRIKTVCDVLPQVAEQVIFFIKDTDGELAEAHMASKVGKRYLFDKKNEYETYLITR; encoded by the coding sequence GTGCTACTAAAATCGTTAAAATTACGGAATTTTCGACAGTTCAGAGGGGATCAGACGGTTTATTTTTCAGTTGACCCAGAAAAAAATGTGACAGTTATAATGGGAGTAATGGGATCCGGAAAAACGACGTTTGCCCAAGCTTTTACCTGGTGTTTATATGGGGATACGGATTTTGAAGATAAGTCGATGTTATGCAAAGCAACAGCATCGGCGATGCTACCCAATACTGAAGAGACTGTCAAAGCAGAATTGGCACTTGAACACAACGGAGTAGAGTACACCATAATACGAGAACAAAGGTATCAGAAGGACGGGGCTGGGATTATCAAACGGCCCAACCAGCCGATTTTCGTAATTGCCTACAAGAATAAAGATGGCCAACGAGAATATGTTGATGAGCTAAAGACGGAAATGACGATGAAAGAGCTCCTGCCGAAGGAGCTTTCAAGATATTTCTTCTTTGACGGTGAACGTATCGGCACCATGAGCAAAGAGCTTCGTAAAGGCAAAAGCCAAGAATTCGCCCAAGCCGTCAAGGGGTTGTTGGGGTTGAGTGCCATCGCCGCTGCCCTAGATCACCTTAAGGGTCGAGGACCGAAAGCCTCAGTACTCCGTAATTACGATGAAAGCTACGATACCAGGAGTGACAATAAGATCGCGCAATATACCCGGGAGATTCAGGAATTAAACGATTCTTTATCGAAAATCGAAAGCCGTATTGAAGAGATTGATAAAGAAGATATCTTAGCACGAGATAAATGCGCTGTACTCGAAGAGAAGATTAAATTAAACGAGGACAGCATAAGGCTCGCAAAAGAAAAGGATACTTTGAAAATTCGGCTCCAAAGTTTAATACTATCTAAAGCAACGAACACTTCTTCACTATTAAAATTTTTCAACCTACATGCGCCCAGCTATTTTTCAAAAAAATTAATGAGAGATGCCTTACAACAATTATCTGAAGCTCAGAAGCTTGATAAAGGAATACCAGATATCCACGCTCGCACTATCGAATACCTAATCAAACGAGGCATATGTTTGTGCGACAATAAAATAGAATTTGGCAACCCTGAATATAAAGCCCTTAATAAGGTGTTAGAATTCATTCCTCCCCAATCCTTAGGAAGTACTATCGGCCAATTTGTCAGGGACTGCGAATTAAAGAGCCAGCAAAGCAATCTATTTTATGAAAATGTTGCGGAGAAGTATGCGCTCGTACGTGAAAACGATAACGATTATTCTTCGACCGAGGAGCAAATCGTATTAATAGAGACAAAGCTTCAAGGGATGATCAATGTCGGTGAACTCCAAAAAGATCTGATGAAATACGAAAAGGCATTGAGGGACCTTCAAAGTGAAAGAGATAACTTAAACCGCGAAAAAGGGCGGTGCGAAATGAATAGGGATAGGCGTAATACTGAGCGAAATGAACTGTCCCTAAAAGATGAAAATAATCGAAAGATCGAAATCTATAAGGCTTACGCCCAGTATATGTACAACATACTGAGCGCTCTCTACACGGAAAAGGAAGCAGAGACTCGAGAACAATTAGAATATAACGTGAACCACATATTTAAGACCATATATAACGGAGGCCTTTCACTGTCCATCGATGAAAAATACAACATACAAATTAACGCCATCGACTGTGAAGGATACCATGATGAAATAGAGGCATCAATGGGCCAAAGTATTTCAGTCATCTTTGCTTTTATTTCTGGTGTCACAAAAATGGCTCGGCAAAGGCGAGCCTCTGAAAACGAACTCGTTTCTTGTGAACCTTATCCTCTTGTAATGGATGCTCCCCTTTCATCTTTCGATAAAACGCGGATAAAAACTGTATGTGACGTATTGCCCCAAGTTGCTGAGCAAGTGATATTTTTTATCAAAGAT
- a CDS encoding DEAD/DEAH box helicase family protein produces MSFEDILIKKEYRSLLDDISNEFYIPLLSAATLYQRAVGFFSSSALVEVSKGISGLVRNGGKIQLVASPYLSDEDICAIRKGYEIREQIVKQAVLRELQNARNDYELERLNILAHLIANDTLDIKIAFVEDANNTGIYHEKMGIFTDALGNKVAFSGSMNESVSGIKVNYEAIDVFCSWREPDRVLAKERAFISIWNDCEPNVRIIPFPELKREIIERYKKYPPNFDAEQLELNGFVDSQKRSKMKCLGVVIPHKVELHDYQKMAIDEWEKRGYKGIFDMATGTGKTYTGLGALARLSQAVSGNLAIFIVCPYQHLVEQWVEDLLQFNVDPIIGYSASSQKDWKSRLDNAIRDQKIKVNNKEFFCFICTNATFASDFVQKQVQRIRSNAVLLVDEAHNFGATALSQLLSEIFPFRLALSATFERHRDIEGTSALYSYFGEKCIEYPIERAIQEKKLTNYKYYPVITALSEGELNKYSELTYEIGKCVVKGKDGKTTLSERGKMLTLARARLVAGAENKITQLGYCISPYIHDNHILVYCGATKILAENQDSTPVDDEDLRQIDVVTDLLGNKLNMNVSQFTSKEDVEERARLKREFAAGETLQALIAIKCLDEGVNIPNIKIAFILASTTNPKEYIQRRGRVLRLAEGKDHAEIFDFITLPRALDQVPSLTQAQVNRDLALVKSETKRAEDFASIAMNMIEAQSIIDSIKSVYRIQDKEYGYEEELTYE; encoded by the coding sequence ATGAGTTTTGAAGATATCCTGATAAAAAAAGAGTATCGCTCACTTCTCGACGATATCTCGAATGAGTTTTACATTCCTCTTTTGTCGGCGGCTACGTTATACCAACGAGCCGTCGGTTTTTTTTCTTCTTCAGCACTTGTGGAAGTGTCAAAAGGAATATCAGGCCTAGTAAGAAATGGCGGTAAGATTCAGCTGGTAGCTTCACCTTATTTATCAGACGAAGATATTTGTGCTATCCGAAAAGGCTACGAGATTAGAGAACAGATCGTAAAACAGGCTGTACTACGTGAACTTCAGAATGCAAGAAACGATTATGAACTCGAACGACTAAATATTTTGGCCCATCTGATTGCCAATGATACTCTCGATATTAAAATCGCGTTCGTGGAAGATGCTAATAATACCGGGATTTATCATGAAAAGATGGGCATCTTCACTGACGCCTTAGGGAACAAAGTAGCTTTTTCAGGGTCCATGAATGAATCTGTATCAGGAATTAAAGTCAATTATGAAGCCATCGATGTGTTTTGCTCTTGGAGAGAGCCAGATCGTGTTCTAGCCAAAGAGAGAGCTTTTATATCTATTTGGAATGATTGCGAACCAAATGTTCGCATAATACCATTTCCTGAGTTGAAACGGGAAATAATCGAACGCTATAAAAAGTATCCACCTAACTTCGATGCTGAACAGCTAGAGTTAAATGGATTCGTCGATTCTCAAAAACGCTCCAAGATGAAATGCTTGGGCGTGGTCATACCCCACAAAGTCGAATTGCATGATTATCAGAAAATGGCTATCGACGAATGGGAAAAGCGCGGATATAAAGGCATTTTTGATATGGCGACCGGCACCGGGAAAACCTATACAGGACTCGGAGCGCTAGCGAGGCTTAGTCAAGCTGTCTCCGGTAACCTGGCAATCTTCATAGTGTGTCCGTATCAACATCTCGTTGAGCAGTGGGTCGAAGATCTGTTGCAGTTCAATGTTGATCCCATAATCGGCTATTCCGCTTCCTCTCAAAAAGATTGGAAGAGCCGGTTGGACAACGCCATTAGAGACCAAAAAATAAAGGTAAATAATAAAGAGTTCTTTTGTTTTATTTGTACTAATGCAACATTCGCGTCTGATTTTGTTCAGAAACAGGTCCAGAGGATCCGTAGCAACGCCGTGCTATTAGTTGATGAGGCACATAATTTCGGGGCCACGGCGTTAAGTCAGTTGTTGAGTGAGATTTTTCCTTTTCGTTTAGCTCTGTCTGCGACTTTCGAACGTCATCGTGATATCGAAGGTACTTCTGCTCTCTATTCTTACTTCGGCGAAAAGTGTATTGAATATCCGATAGAAAGAGCCATTCAGGAAAAAAAGCTTACGAATTATAAATACTATCCCGTTATTACCGCACTCAGCGAAGGAGAATTGAATAAGTACTCTGAGCTCACTTACGAGATCGGAAAGTGTGTAGTCAAGGGAAAAGACGGCAAGACTACGTTGAGCGAAAGAGGGAAAATGCTTACTTTGGCGCGAGCCCGTCTTGTGGCGGGCGCGGAGAATAAAATAACACAACTAGGATACTGCATATCGCCATATATTCACGATAATCATATATTAGTCTACTGTGGGGCTACAAAGATTCTTGCTGAAAATCAAGATTCTACTCCGGTTGATGATGAGGATTTGCGCCAAATAGATGTCGTCACGGATCTACTTGGGAACAAACTGAATATGAACGTGTCTCAATTCACATCTAAAGAGGATGTTGAAGAGCGTGCTCGTCTCAAAAGGGAATTCGCTGCGGGAGAAACCCTTCAAGCGCTGATTGCCATTAAATGCCTTGATGAAGGTGTAAACATCCCGAATATTAAGATCGCTTTCATTCTTGCGAGCACTACTAATCCAAAAGAATACATTCAGAGGCGTGGACGTGTGTTGCGTTTAGCAGAAGGAAAGGATCACGCTGAAATATTCGACTTCATCACACTCCCAAGAGCGCTCGATCAAGTCCCATCACTCACTCAGGCCCAAGTGAACAGGGATCTTGCGTTGGTCAAAAGCGAAACAAAGAGAGCTGAAGATTTCGCGAGTATTGCCATGAATATGATCGAAGCTCAATCAATCATCGACTCAATCAAGTCAGTTTACCGAATACAAGACAAAGAATACGGTTACGAAGAGGAGTTAACCTATGAATAA
- a CDS encoding phosphoadenosine phosphosulfate reductase family protein, with amino-acid sequence MRDKVPGMEYVFCDTEKELPETYEYLARLEGILGKTIVTLKDGRGFDHWLEIFRGYLPSSRMRWCTRHLKLHPFERYVGDSAVTSYVGIRADEDREGYISTKPNIKALFPFKEDGLGYPDIVRILEESGIGMPQYRTWRSRSGCFFCFFQQKIEWVGLLEHHPHLFELASQYEKYDESSGRRFTWCDNESLEELSRPERVATIKTEHARRMERNLVAHITLAEILEDDSWERPCLVCTL; translated from the coding sequence ATGCGAGACAAAGTGCCTGGGATGGAGTACGTCTTTTGCGACACGGAGAAAGAACTACCCGAAACTTATGAATACCTGGCGCGGCTAGAAGGCATTTTAGGAAAAACGATTGTCACATTAAAGGATGGCAGGGGGTTTGACCACTGGCTAGAGATTTTCCGTGGTTATCTTCCATCGTCCAGGATGCGTTGGTGTACCCGGCATCTTAAATTGCACCCGTTTGAACGATATGTGGGAGATTCTGCTGTCACCAGTTACGTTGGAATCCGCGCTGATGAAGACAGAGAAGGCTATATTTCAACAAAGCCGAACATCAAGGCGCTTTTTCCTTTTAAGGAAGATGGTCTCGGCTATCCCGATATCGTTCGGATCCTCGAAGAATCTGGAATAGGAATGCCACAATATCGGACGTGGCGTTCAAGATCAGGCTGCTTTTTTTGTTTCTTCCAGCAGAAGATCGAATGGGTTGGGCTTCTCGAGCATCATCCCCACCTATTTGAGTTAGCCAGCCAATACGAAAAATATGATGAGAGTTCAGGCCGGCGATTCACCTGGTGCGACAACGAGAGTCTAGAAGAATTGTCTCGCCCCGAGAGAGTTGCGACGATAAAAACCGAACATGCCCGCCGAATGGAACGCAACCTTGTCGCGCACATCACGCTTGCGGAGATATTGGAGGATGACAGTTGGGAACGACCATGTCTAGTATGTACGTTGTAG